The Pyrococcus horikoshii OT3 genome includes a window with the following:
- the argC gene encoding N-acetyl-gamma-glutamyl-phosphate reductase, with product MIKVAIVGGSGYIGGELIRLLAMHPEVEIVAVTSREYAGKKVHKVHPNLRGLNLRFTSDYNFDADVIFLAVPHGVSMKLINEFLGSAKIIDLSADFRVRKELYEKYYGKHERPELIEDFVYGLPEIHRKEIKKAELVANPGCNATAVILALYPFKDLTKEVLVDLKVSSSAGGRRENLPSIHPERSNVVRVYKPYHHRHEAEVLQETGVRAMFTVHSVDIVRGLLATIYFTFEGNEKDLLKRMLIYKDEPFIRLVVDKGGLQRYPDPKYVLGSNFVDLGLAYDEENSRVIVFSALDNLIKGGAGQAVQNMNIMFGLDETLGLGYYPLYPV from the coding sequence ATGATTAAGGTAGCTATTGTTGGAGGAAGTGGATACATTGGAGGTGAGCTGATAAGGTTACTTGCCATGCATCCTGAAGTTGAAATTGTGGCTGTAACATCTAGAGAATATGCTGGAAAGAAAGTTCATAAAGTTCATCCGAACCTGAGAGGTCTTAACCTTAGATTTACCTCAGACTATAATTTTGATGCTGATGTGATATTTCTCGCCGTTCCTCATGGGGTTTCAATGAAACTCATTAACGAGTTCCTGGGAAGTGCAAAGATAATTGATTTGAGTGCAGATTTCAGGGTTAGAAAGGAGCTATACGAGAAGTACTATGGAAAGCATGAAAGACCGGAACTCATAGAAGATTTTGTCTATGGTCTTCCTGAAATCCACAGGAAGGAAATAAAGAAGGCCGAACTCGTTGCCAATCCTGGGTGCAATGCAACTGCGGTAATCCTAGCCCTTTATCCGTTCAAAGACCTGACAAAAGAAGTATTAGTTGATTTAAAGGTTAGCTCTTCTGCTGGAGGAAGGAGAGAGAACTTACCAAGCATACATCCTGAGAGGAGCAACGTTGTAAGGGTCTATAAACCTTATCATCATAGACATGAGGCCGAAGTTTTACAGGAAACTGGAGTTAGGGCAATGTTTACGGTTCATTCTGTAGACATTGTGAGAGGGCTTCTCGCCACTATATACTTTACGTTTGAGGGAAACGAAAAGGATCTTCTAAAGAGAATGCTAATTTACAAGGATGAACCTTTTATAAGGCTTGTAGTGGACAAAGGTGGCCTTCAGAGATATCCAGATCCAAAATACGTTTTGGGGAGTAATTTCGTTGATCTTGGATTGGCTTATGATGAGGAGAATTCCAGGGTGATAGTGTTCTCAGCACTTGATAACTTGATAAAGGGTGGTGCAGGTCAGGCGGTTCAGAATATGAACATAATGTTTGGCCTTGATGAAACCCTTGGCCTTGGATATTATCCCCTTTATCCGGTGTGA
- the lysX gene encoding lysine biosynthesis protein LysX, which yields MKIGITYTILRKEELMIRENAERFGETVMLHEDNVRFPYKYDLDVVIIRNVSYFKALYLAKLFEEHGVPTVNPFSIMLEAGDKVFSTLKLSKKVPVPRWGVSFSENSAKKIAEELGYPIVSKPVFGSWGRLLAKINDKDSLEGLLEHKKWMKNPLYNIHYFQEFIQKPGRDIRSYVIGGEFITAIYRYSDHWITNTARGGRAEPCDNSEVEEISIKAWEAFGDGALAIDIFESPNGLLVNEVNPNMEFKNATRVTGVNIAEKLVEYAVEVAKR from the coding sequence ATGAAGATAGGAATAACATACACAATACTCAGAAAAGAAGAACTAATGATTAGGGAGAATGCGGAGAGATTTGGCGAAACTGTGATGTTGCATGAGGATAATGTGAGATTTCCTTATAAGTATGACCTTGACGTTGTCATAATAAGAAATGTCAGCTACTTTAAGGCCCTTTACCTTGCTAAACTATTTGAAGAACATGGAGTTCCAACTGTTAATCCTTTTTCCATAATGTTAGAAGCTGGAGATAAAGTATTTTCGACGCTAAAGCTCTCAAAGAAAGTTCCAGTTCCTAGGTGGGGGGTGAGCTTTTCCGAAAATTCGGCTAAGAAAATTGCTGAGGAATTAGGGTATCCAATAGTGTCAAAGCCTGTCTTCGGAAGTTGGGGGAGGTTACTTGCTAAGATAAATGACAAGGACTCTTTGGAAGGACTACTAGAGCACAAAAAGTGGATGAAAAATCCCCTGTATAATATCCACTATTTTCAGGAATTCATTCAGAAGCCCGGAAGGGATATAAGGAGCTACGTAATAGGGGGAGAATTCATTACGGCAATTTATCGTTACTCAGATCACTGGATAACCAATACAGCTAGAGGAGGAAGGGCGGAACCATGTGACAATAGCGAAGTAGAGGAGATATCGATTAAAGCATGGGAAGCCTTTGGAGATGGAGCACTTGCAATTGACATATTTGAATCGCCAAATGGTCTTCTAGTAAATGAAGTGAATCCTAACATGGAGTTCAAGAATGCGACGAGGGTTACTGGAGTTAATATAGCTGAAAAGCTTGTTGAATATGCGGTAGAGGTGGCAAAAAGATGA
- the lysW gene encoding lysine biosynthesis protein LysW, protein MKAECPVCGAEIELENVELHQIVECPVCGAELEVVSLNPLVLEEVPEVEEDWGE, encoded by the coding sequence ATGAAAGCGGAGTGTCCTGTATGTGGAGCTGAGATAGAGCTTGAGAACGTTGAGCTACACCAGATCGTTGAGTGTCCTGTATGTGGAGCTGAGCTTGAAGTGGTTAGTCTAAACCCATTGGTGTTGGAGGAGGTTCCAGAGGTCGAGGAGGATTGGGGGGAGTAG